One genomic segment of Lampris incognitus isolate fLamInc1 chromosome 2, fLamInc1.hap2, whole genome shotgun sequence includes these proteins:
- the LOC130107524 gene encoding uncharacterized protein LOC130107524 isoform X2, whose amino-acid sequence MPPSSLQLFRGFLTERLTAAAVEIFGEVEKIVELYCDENNRLQKALDTLFNSEVKLHRIDRAAPPAASTTDIFEQEQRYRLDSLGPNQPAIKEEPEDCMVDPGDKIFQGPEIADSKDFIVTTVCKSDYTEQDSNVPQIPPIDHLPDTEFHSESTLSPIAAHGTADIEPAIFRDLQRSTHHPPLSKASKNKRRKYLQCQDCGKKWKKKSGKLGSTKRIRKRPLQKTILEIPRRKQFKSLTNELPDTKSLMLGLAEAFKDIPDAEKPLIAKTGFSDNMELVDSVYGKVPKGCPLSYQCPVPSVLDYSPHENAPPTPSLPLVSHKLEPATSLPHLSGKELEHLKSLEITWDAAHSLELFTRQVENSEALDAMRKSRLTSRFKEICQLQAGKSHGEHLVVKIQKEISDSKLVKMEKVQRPEALREYCKQAFVNWSACGLVVHPDAPWLGAVPNGLVYDPTENPKCKGRCW is encoded by the exons atgcCTCCCTCCAGCCTTCAGTTGTTCAGGGGGTTTCTCACCGAGCGATTAACAGCTGCTGCTGTGGAAATATTTGGAGAAGTGGAAAAAATTGTGGAACTGTACTGCGATGAAAACAACCGTCTGCAGAAGGCGCTGGACACGTTGTTCAACTCCGAAGTGAAGCTACACAGGATAG ACAGGGCTGCTCCTCCTGCTGCATCAACCACTGACATCTTTGAGCAGGAGCAAAGATACAGACTGGACAGCCTAGGGCCTAACCAACCAGCGATAAAAGAGGAGCCAGAAGACTGTATGGTTGATCCGGGAGATAAAATCTTTCAAGGGCCCGAAATAGCTGATAGCAAGGACTTCATTGTTACAACTGTTTGCAAGAGTGATTACACTGAGCAAGACTCCAATGTACCTCAGATTCCTCCTATAGACCACCTTCCAGACACAGAGTTTCATTCTGAGTCGACATTGTCCCCAATCGCAGCGCATGGCACTGCTGACATTGAACCTGCGATCTTTAGAGACTTACAGAGAAGCACCCATCATCCACCTCTGTCCAAAGCAAGCAAGAACAAACGTCGAAAATACTTGCAATGTCAAGATTGTGGAAAAAAGTGGAAGAAAAAG AGTGGGAAATTGGGCTCAACAAAGAGAATAAGAAAGAGACCCCTGCAGAAAACCATCCTTGAAATTCCAAG GAGGAAACAGTTCAAATCTTTGACTAATGAACTGCCTGACACCAAGTCTTTAATGTTGGGGCTCGCTGAAGCTTTTAAGGACATCCCAGATGCCGAAAAACCTCTAATAGCAAAAACTGGCTTTAGTGATAATATGGAATTAGTGGATTCTGTTTATGGCAAAGTACCTAAAGGCTGTCCGCTTTCCTACCAGTGTCCTGTGCCATCAGTTCTTGATTACAGCCCTCACGAGAATGCCCCTCCTACACCATCTCTTCCTTTAGTTTCTCATAAACTAGAGCCAGCAACATCCCTCCCTCACTTAAGTGGCAAGGAGCTGGAACACTTGAAATCCTTGGAGATTACCTGGGATGCTGCACACAGTTTAGAACTTTTTACTCGTCAGGTGGAAAATTCAGAGGCATTAGATGCAATGCGGAAGTCACGCTTGACCAGCCGTTTCAAGGAGATATGCCAACTTCAAGCAGGAAAGAGTCACGGGGAGCACCTGGTTGTTAAGATCCAAAAAGAAATTTCCGATTCTAAGTTAGTGAAGATGGAAAAGGTGCAGAGGCCTGAAGCGCTCCGGGAATACTGTAAGCAAGCGTTCGTCAACTGGTCCGCTTGTGGTTTGGTTGTCCACCCAGATGCACCTTGGCTAGGAGCAGTTCCTAATGGTCT